In Lusitaniella coriacea LEGE 07157, the genomic stretch ATCAAACGGGATAATCGGCGCGAGTCTTTTGACCGCTCTAAACTTCTACGGGGAATTATCCGCGCCTGTGAAAAAACAGGAATTCCCCATCAGCGCCTAGAATCCTTAGTTGATGAAATCGAAGCTCAAATCCAGCAATACAGCGAGCGAGAAATCACAACCCACGCCATTGGCGAGCTAGTGCTTCAACGCCTGCGCGATGAAAATGAGGTTGCCTATGTCCGGTTCGCCTCAGTCTATCGACAATTTACCGGAATCAAAGATTTTGTGGAAACCTTAGATCGCCTCAAAAAACACCCCAACTCTTCCAATCGGGAGTCGGGAGATTGGTATGTTGCCGACAGCCGACAGCCGGATAGCCGCTCTTCAGCAACCTGCGGGAGCTAGCGTCTCATTAGTCAGTTCGCTCACAGAAATAAAACCGCGTAGCAAGGCGACAAAAGCACCGATTTCCCAAACCTCGCTTGTGAAAAAAGTCCTTGCTGCAAGCGCATATTGAAAAATGGCTCGACAATTAATTTTCCGATGTATAATCCATATATAAGATACTATGGGATAGCTGCGCTCTGCAAGGAATTCGCCATGTCGTTTCTATCGCTAGGATGGAAATCCTGTCAGGGTTAGGGCTTGTTTGTAATCGTATTTGTAAACTTTCAATACGAACGTACTAACAAAGGAGATAAAAAATAGGAAACCCAACACAAATGGTCAGTCAGAACACAACCGCTACGAGAGACATTGGTTTTACCCACGAAGATTTTGCCGCACTTCTAGATAAGTATGACTATCACTTTAGCCCAGGAGATATTGTTCCGGGGACGGTGTTTAGTATGGAACCGAGAGGGGCGCTGATTGACATTGGAGCTAAGACGGCTGCTTACATTCCCATTCAGGAAATGTCGATCAATCGAGTCGATGACCCCGAAGAAGTCCTGCAAAAAGAGGAAACGCGGGAATTTTTCATTCTGACTGATGAAAATGAAGACGGACAGCTTACACTTTCCATTCGTCGCATTGAGTACTTAAGGGCTTGGGAGCGAGTACGTCAGTTGCAAGCAGAAGATGCAACGGTACGCTCCAATGTCTTCGCAACCAACCGAGGAGGCGCACTGGTTCGCATTGAGGGTCTGCGAGGATTTATTCCAGGTTCTCATATCAGTACCCGCCAAGCGAAGGAAGATTTGGTCGGTCAAGATTTACCCTTAAAATTCCTTGAGGTGGATGAAGACCGCAATCGACTCGTACTGAGTCACCGTCGTGCTTTGGTTGAGCGCAAGATGAATGGCTTGCAAGTGGGCGAAGTGGTGACGGGACTGGTTCGCGGAATCAAGCCTTACGGTGCGTTCATCGACATTGGTGGAGTGAGTGGATTGCTGCACATCTCGGAAATCTCTCACGATCACATCGATACGCCTCACAGCGTTTTTAATGTCAATGATGAGTTGAAAGTCATGATCATTGACTTGGATGCGGAGAGAGGTCGTATTTCTCTGTCCACCAAGCAACTGGAACCCGAACCGGGGGATATGCTGAAAAATCGCGATATTGTCTTTGAGAAAGCTGAAGAAATGGCAGAGCGATATCGTCAGAAGTTGCTACAGCAAGAACAGGGAGAGGAACCTGAAATTCAGCCTCCTGCGGATGTGGCGACAAGCGAACCGGAAGAAACTCCCAGTACGACAGAGGAAGAATAAAATCATTTATTGGTTAGGTCAGAAGAAGGAGGGGGGAGATACCCTCTTTTTTCGATCGCGCTCAATTCTATGCTGAATCATAACGAGCTTTACGCGCGTCTACTCGACCTCGACGGTGGAGGGTATAAAGCCTATAAAGGGATTCGGGGAAGTTATCAATTCCCCAATTTTGTGTTGATTATCGATCGCGTCCAGGGCGATCCTTTTGCTGCACCCAGTTCGATGCGCGTTCGAGTGCCTCATGCAGTAGCGCAGTTTTCCTCTCAATTATATGGCTCTCCCAGCAGAGAAATTGCCCTGCGAGACTACTTGACGCGGCAGTTTGGCAGTGTGGCTCGAACCAAGAGTTCCCATCGAGGGACGGGAAAAAGCGGGAAAATCGCGATCGCGTCCCTGGGACAAACCGTTTTGGCGCGAAATTCGGTTTTAATTGATGGGGAAGGGGTAGAAGCCCGATTTGTGGTGGGTTTGCCCGCGCGAGGTCGGCGAATTTTGGGTCGTCAGGCGATGGAGATGCTCTGCGAGGATATCCCGGAAATCGTTGAGGAATCTCTACGCTATCCGGCGCTTAATGCCGACGAAATTCAGCAACACGTTGAAGGGGTAGAAGATTCTGAGGCGCTGCGTCAGAGCTTGGTAGAACGCAAATTGGTGGCGTTTATTGCTGATGGGGCTATTTTACCCCGGCGGAGCGGTGCGGACGACAGACCCCTTGAGGATTGCGCGATCGCGTTTTGTTCTCCTCCATCCTTGCGCGTCGAGTTAGAGCGTCCCAACGGCGGGAAAATTTCGGGAATGGGAATTCCTGAAGGTATTACGCTGATTTTGGGGGGAGGGTATCACGGCAAATCGACGCTGTTGAGAGCGATCGCGCGCGGGGTTTACAACCATGCTTGGGGAGACGGACGGGAGGCGGTTGTCACCGATCCCTCTACTGTTAAAATTCGCGCAGAGGACGGACGCAGCATTGCGGGGACGAATATTACCCCCTTTATCAATCATTTGCCCCAGAATCGCTCGACGCAGCGATTCTCAACAGAAAATGCCAGTGGGAGTACCTCCCAAGCGGCAAATATTATGGAAGCGTTGGAAGCGGGTGCATCGGTGTTGTTGGTGGATGAAGATACGGCGGCGACAAACTTTACGATCCGCGATCGCCGAATGCAAGAACTAATTTCCAAGGATAAAGAACCAATTACGCCGTTTATCGATAAGGTGCGCCAACTGTACCGGGATTGCGGGGTTTCAACGATTTTGGTGATGGGGGGAAGCGGCGATTATTTTGAGGTTGCCGATCGCGTCATTGCGATGGAGAATTACCAACCCCGTGAGGTGACCGCAGAAGCGAAGGAAATTGCCCGAAAATACGCCACAGGACGCTTGTCTGAAGGGGGTGAGGAATTTGGCGAAATTACGCCGAGAGTGCCGTTGCCAGAGAGCGTAGACCCCAGCCGCGGCAGGCATTCAGTAAAGGTGAAGGCGCGCGATCGCGATGAGGTGTTTTTTGGGACGCAGGAAATCGATCTCGCTGCGGTGGAACAGATTGTCGATGCGGGACAGTTGCGCGCGATCGCGGCTGCTTTAGTTTACGCCAAAGGGAAGTATATGGATGGGAAGCGCACGATTCCCGAAATTTTAGATCGCGCGATCGCGGATATTGAAGAAGAGGGATTTGATGTCCTCAGCGACTTCCCCCAAGGGAATTTTGCTCAATTCCGTCGTTTTGAACTTGCTGCTGCGCTCAATCGCCTGCGGAGTCTAAGAGTGAAGTTTTGACACGTCACTACTTGGCTAATTGTTGCAATGGAGCTACTTTTACCTATCTCCAGAATATTCCACAGAAGCCAAATATCCCGATTTAACGACAATGATGTCCGTTGTTTCGGTGTGCTATGAAAAGGGAGCTTATTACTTTGAAGCGGAAGTAATGGGTATAGACAACGCAGTCGTTGAGAGTCTATTTGAAAATAGACGTGAGGTTAGTTGGATTCAACGAAAGCATAATTTAGAAAAGATTGGCGTGAAATTGAAAGAATCTAGTTTTTATGACTTGTAAATGACATTCAACTCTTTGCTCTGAACCGTATTTCAAAATCCCAATCTAATACAACTTGCTCTCAAATTCAGATCATGGTACATTTGTATTTGTTGCTAATGTTGTCTCTTGTCCTCCTGCACGGTAATGTCGCAACTCACCGAAGCTTTAGATCGGATTGAAAGTTGGCTGGTTGAAAATCAACCCGAATTGGCGTTGGGTTTGGAACCTGGACTTTCTTGCCAGGAAATTGACACAATAACTGCTGACTTACCCCATCCCTTCCCGAAGGAGTTGTACGAACTCTATCAGTGGCATAACGGCAGCACAAGTTATGGAGTTATTCCTTTCTATGAATCTTTTGACTCTCTACAAAAATCGCTGGAATGGTATCAAGAGTGCGTTGAAAATGGGTACTTAAAGCCACAGTTGTTTACCATTTTGATGGGCGAGTACGAGCATTATGCGGTGGCTTTGGGAGAAGATCCCAATCCAGTTTGGTATATTGTGATGGATGATTGCATCGAAAAAATTCGCTGGAATAGCCTTACCAATTTGATACTGGCAACAGCAGAATGTTACGAAACAGGAGCCTATTACCTGGATGAGAATGGCTCTCTTCAGGAAGACGAGCAGAAAGTTTACGCGATCGCGTGCAAATATAATTACCAAGGTTCCGAACCTAAACCATTGGATGAATCCTCATTCCATCAAACCTATTATTCTTCCCATGCAGCCGATCGCGTCAATCTCTCCGATCCTGATGCATTCGAGCAATTGACTCAACTATTGAAACCGAGTCCGGTTAACCCGATTGTGAAAGTTCTACGAGAGCTGGTTTGGTGGGTGACGCTCCCCATTATTAAAGGATTAGCGTGCTTGACAGCAATCGTTTTAAAAGGGTTCGCAATAGAAAGCTATTGGGCAAAAACTGGAGGGGATCAATGCATTGCTTGTTTGGAAAATACTCTGTATCGTAGGGAAGGACAGGCGATCGCGGTACGAAGATTGGCAGAGTTAGGCGATCCTAGAGCGATTGACCCCTTAGTAGCAGCACTGCGCGATCGCGCGAGTTACGTGAGAGCTGCTGCCATTGAAGCATTAGGAAAATTGGGAGATACAAGAGCGATTGAACCCCTGATTCGATGTTTGCGAGATCGGGATGTTCGGGTTTGCAATGACTCCGCTAGGGTGCTGGGAGAATTGGGAGATAGGAAAGCAGTCGAACCGCTCATTCAATTATTGAGGAGAGATAAATACTCTAGTCGAGCAAGTGGCGCGATCGCGGCATTGGGTAAATTTAAAGAACCCAGAATCATTGACGATCTTTTAGGCATTTTGCACCAAAGGCACAAAGACTCAACACCCAACTATGGGTTTTTAGCAATTCGGGAAAATTTAGTGTCTACTTTAGCTGCAATAGAAGAGCCGAGAACCACGGAAGCGTTGATTGAAATTTTGCGCGATAGCGAGATAGTTTGGAAATCCCCAAATCTTGGATACAATGCAACCCTGCCAACAATCATTCAAGCACTGCTGCAACGAGGAGATTCGCGACTTCCCGATTTACTCAAACAATGGCTGCAAGATTCCGATTGCGAAGTACGTCGTGCAATGTTCTATGCTATCAATCGCGTTTCCGATCCCAGCCTGAACGATCTACTCATTTTAGGACTCTCTGAGGAAGATTTATGGGTTCGTAAAATGACAATTGAAGCTTTAGGAAAACATCAAACTGTTGAAGCAGTTTCTGCATTAATTTCTATACTCAAGGACACGGACGAAGATATAAAGATTCGCTTGTTAACAATTCGAGCGTTAGAAAACAATCAGAATATTGCAGCGTTAGAGGCGTTGATTGAGATATTACAAGATGAGAACGATCGCGTTCGCGGAACGGCTGCATTCATTTTACGCAAAATCGGCGATAAAAGAGCGATAGAACCCCTTAACCATTGTTTGCGAGATCGTGCGAGTCTTGTTCGCAAAATTGCGAAAGAAGCATTAGACATTCTTCACAAAGAAACTGCTAGCAGCAAAACAGCATAAATTCCCGCACTCATGCTGAAGGTAAAAAAGCAGCTTTCTTGGGTATCGGGGAGTTCTTCTTTAAGGACGTTGAGAATCATTCCTCCCGCCACTAAAGCCCAAAGGAGCGCGATCGCGCCTGGGAGAAGTTGAAAGGATTGCCCGATAACCCACCCTAAAATTAAGGCTCCTGCCAAAACCCAACGCCCAATCCGATCGTAAGGGGCTTTGTGGTGTTCGCGCAAACTACGATCGTTAATCAGAAAATGGAGAGCAAGAGTAATTCCTAATAGCAGTGTGGGGAGGAAACCTCGCGTTTCGGTGTGGCTGAGAAGTTCGCCAATCAGGGCATTGTAGAGGGCAAAAGCACCGATATGAACCCAAAATATGCCAACGCTGGTGGAGTCTGATTTTCCTGCTGATTTATTGGCTTCGCGCGATCGCGCAGCGAGTAACTCTAGTCCGTAAAATAGCACCAAACCCACTAAAGCCAGAATATAGCTGTGCTTTTCGAGGAACTCGATAAAGCTCCATTTTAGATGTTCGATTTCTACTTGAGCTTTGCCCAATTCCGGCAGAATATCTAAAAAAATGTAAGCGATTGAAACACCCGCTCCCAAAGAGATCCAGCGCTCTTTAGGTAAGATTCGATCGAGCCAGTGAAGTTTGCCGACAACCACATGAAGGGCAGCTAAACCGATTGGAAAAAGCGACGAAACGAGGGAATTTTCCATGAAGTAGGGGAAATATCAGGATTCAAAAATCATCCTAACCTGATGGCTATTTCTATGAATTCTGAACTCCTAAGCTAAAACACATCTAAATTGGGTATAGGGAATAGATTATAAATATCTCCGCGTCCCCCCGGTCACTGAGCGTGTCGAAGTGCCGTGTCACCCCATCTCCCCGTCACCCCAATTGCGAATTGGTAATTGGTAATTGCGAATTGTAACCGTGTCAGCCTCAGTCACAATTTAAATGCGTAGCAGCTTATGGGTGATTGGCATCTAATATCTGAGACGTTATAAAGCGATTCATCCACCCTTCCAAATACTTGCGATTCGCCCGTTGCTCCTCTAAATCGTCCGTGTCCAAAGGATTGGGTGCTAACCCTTGAATCGCCGATGTGGTCACGCAAAACATCGATTTCTGGAACGTCTGACAGATTTTAACCCGAAGATCGTCTTCCGCGCGATCGCCTTGCTGATAAATCTCGTGTAAATAGTCTGGCAAATAGTGGCGCATATCCTGCATGAGCAAAGTAGGCGGAATGCCCGAACCGCCAATGGGTAGGGGATCGGCGTACAGCGCGCCATAAGTGAAATCCGCTTGGAAATAGGGAATTTGATACGCTTGGGCATTGTAAGAAACCGTACCGGAAAAAGGCGTTCCTCGGAAGAAAATGGCTTCCACATACGGCACTCCCGTATCCATTAAAAAGGCTAAACCCGCCGATTTAGGAATAAGGTCGTAGGTTTTACCTCGCAATTCCACCTTATAGGTAATCGGTTTACTCGCGTCGGCAACTAGACCGTCGAGAATGTGTTGAACCACTTGAGGAATCGATTCAATTTCACCTCGGTCGTAGCGGTCGGACAACTCGATAAAAATATCGCTCATTACCCGCCAAAATTGTCCCAAACCACTGTAATAGGACATTTGCCGCACTTGTTCGGGTAAAAAGTCGGGGAAGAGCTTGTGCAACCCCAACATGAGAATATTTCCTTTCCATCGTGCTTGAATGGCTTGCTCTGCTGCGGTCTTAAATTCTGGGGTATCTAAGTAAGCATCTAAACCGCCGCCCCCATGCCAAAACATGGATTTCATGCAATACTCTGCATATTCAAAATTGATGCGATCGTGTCCCCAGTGTTTGAGCAATTTTTGGAGAGAAATATCTCCATTGAAATATTTAAATGCTGGAAATAGGTTTAAAAATTGATGTTCGGCAATGTAAATAAGATTGCGGGAGTAGGCATCTAAAACAACGCCATAACTTTTGAGAATTCCGACGACTTCTACCACGTTTTGAGGCGAGTCTTGGAGAAGGGCTTCTCCCGATTCTAAGCGGTAAATATATTCCGCTAGAGGATGTTTAGATGGCTCAAGCTTGACACTCACTAGAATTTATGCTGTTTTAAATATTCGCGATTAATTATTATGTATTATCGCATCGGTTGGTGTTTATGGGGTTGGCAAACCTGCAACCCACTTGTTGGCGATTGCACCGAAAAACCCGAATTCTCCCCACGCACTCTAAGGTAGACCTCAATACTTTGCTTGAATTGAAGAAGGAGGGAAAATTCCCCCAATAATTTCCTCAAAATTGAGGCAAATGCCATAACTTAACTCACAACGACCCGTCCCCTGGCGGATGACTCTGAACTTGTTTGGCAAGGTTCTCTGTCGCCTCGTTGGTTTCCGGATTGACCTCGAACCCATTTCCTCGAATCAACTGTATCGCCTGCTGAAGTGCCGAGAGGCGATCTGGGACGCGATGGCTTGGGGGCATACGGTCAAGGATATCTAAGCGTTGCAGTCTTGACTTCACCCGACCGCTCGCGCCTACCATGAAAACGTCTCGCCGCTTTTGACAAGCTTCTTTAACGATGTTTTCAATCGCGAGGGAAGCGGTTACACCGACAAAGGGAACGTCTGACAAATCGAGGATGAGAACCTCATAATTTTTGACAATTGACATTCGTTGGGAAATCGATTTTGCGGCTCCAAAACTCATCGGTCCCCCAAGGCGGAATAGAAGAATGCGCCCTCCCGCTTCGGCAAGCAATTTCCGTTCTTCCGGTTTGAGTTGCAGCGTATCATCAGGAGTCGCGATCGCGGAAATATTTTCACTTTGCAAGTCGCTGAGGCGCTTCACCGTAAAAAGATTCGCCACGAATACCCCGACCACCACAGCCGTAATTAGATCCTCAAACACCGTGAGAAACAGAACCCCGTACATAATCGCCGCTGCTCTGAGGGAAACGCGATGCGCGCGCTTGAGAAAGCCCCAATCGATAATGTCAATTCCCACCTTAATCAAAATTCCCGCCAAAACTGCGTGGGGAATATGCTGAGTTAACTTGCCCGCACCAAAGAGAATTACCAGCAATACAAGTGCGTGAATGATCCCAGAGAGGGGCGTTTTTCCTCCCGTTTGTACGTTGACCACCGTGCGCATTGTGGCTCCGGCTCCTGGAAGCCCCCCAAACAGCCCAGAAACCATGTTTCCAATCCCTTGACCGATTAGTTCGCGATCGGAGTTGTGCTGAGTGCTGGTGATGTTATCGGCAACCAGTGAGGTGAGTAAAGAGTCAATGGAACCGAGGGTGGCTAGCATCAAACCATAACCCAAAATATCTCTGAGTTGAGACAAATCGAGGGTTGGAAAATGCAACTGCGGCAGCACTGCCGAAATATTGCCGATTTTATTAATGCCGCTATTGGGGAAAATCAACACCGAAATTAACGTAGCGACAATCAGGGCAAGTAAGGGAGAGGGAACAATCCGATTTAGCTTAGACGGCCACAAAAAAACGATCGCGAGGGTTAAAATTCCCAAACCCGTTGCAATAGGATTGGGATTGGATAATTGTTCGGGCAGTTTGCTGAGAGAATCGACCACTCCCGCAGAACCCGGATATCCCAGCAAAGGACCAATCTCAATCAGGATAATGATTGCGCCAACCCCCGACATAAAGCCGGAAATCACCGTGTAGGGCATGAGGGTGATGTATTGCCCCAATTTGAGAATGCCAAAGAGAATTTGGAATAAACCGCCCAGCATCACGATGGTAAAGGCGATTGCCAAACCTGTTGCGGGGTCTTCATTTTTTGCTGCTATAGCCGTAAAAACCGTTGCCATAACAACAGTCATTGGTCCAGTGGGGCCGGAGATTTGCGAGGGGGTTCCGCCACACAGCGCAGCAAAAAAACCAACGCAAATCGCACCATAGAGTCCGATAGCAGCGCCAGCACCGTCTGTCAGAGATTCAACACCAGAAGAGACACCAAAGGCGAGTGCCAGAGGCAGCGCAACAATTGCAGCAGTGATGCCGCCATAGAGATCGCCGCGCCAATTTCTAAAATGTAAGGAATTGACAAGTTTCATGGGGGAATGAGCGTTGGGTGAATTCTTAGCTTAAGTCCAAAATCGATCGATTGGTGCTGTGTAAATGGGAATGCCGATTAATAATGTTGAAGAGAAAGGTGAGGGCAAGAGCCATCGAGAGAGACAAACTGGGGTTCGCTTCGGGAACGGTCATTCGCATCGCAGCAGGAACGGCAATGGTAAGAGGCACTCGCGCATAATACCGCAAAGAGGAGGGCATCGCCTTGGGACATCCCCAAAACATTCGCAATAAAAATTCCAATGATGGATGCTATTGCAACCACAGCAATTGATATATCGATACCGCTTTCGTGGATTTCGCGATCGCCTTTAAATCCAATTGCGAATAAAAGATAGAGGGAGAAAAGTTTGGGTCGTGGTAAAGGAATGTCTAAGTCAGACTGTAGAAATACTGCTACCATGCCAATAAAGAAAAATAGTACTGGCGGATTCAGTATATTGGAAAGAATGAAACTAGAATCCATAGAGGATAATATCGCATTTAAGTCATTGAAAAGCTACAGCGATTGAAGGTTATTCGATTGTTTTAATGCGTCAATTGCATCGAGCTAGTTGAACTGTTTATAGCATGAGAATGTTCGTTCTTTTGGATTTTTTTTAAAAGTTTACGAACTTGAGAGTGTATTGACCTGAATCATAAAATACGTCAATTCAAGGCATTTTTTAGATTATTGAGAGGGTTTAATTAAAGTAAATCCTTCAGCAGTTCCAACTCTCGTAGATTCAGGGATTTGGAGGGTTTCGAGGGTGGCAGCATCGAGGAGTAAATATTTTTGGTTTGCGAAGTGTTGTTGCAAAGATTGCAAATCGGCGGGGTGGACGGCGCGATCGCTGTAAAAATCTAGACTGGGGCGATTGTAGGGAAAAGAGGTATAAATTTCTGTGGTGGGTGGGGTATGTTTGCGAATTAATTCTCCTACTTTGGGAACGGGAAATTGTTCGTTGAGTTCCCATATCCAAGATTGAGAAAGCATGAGAAGTCCGAGGCTGAGGTACATTCCTAGGAAGAGAATGGGGATTGAGGGTTTGCGTACCATCCAACCCATTGTGACAATAATAACCCCACTCATTAAAATTAATACCCATTGAGGATCGGCTAGGATGAAGTATATTCCGCCGCCAATGCCAACGAGAACCATTAATAGGAAAAATCTGTTTAAAAATCGAGGGTAAGCGCGTTTTTTGGGCAATTTTGCTATCTGTGCGCCGACGGCGAGGGCGAAGAAGGGATAGAAAGGCATGACGTACCAAGGGAGTTTGGTTCCCATGAAAGAGATGGTTCCCAGGAAGAGAATCGTACCAACCAGAACGAAATTGCCCCAAGTTTCCCGATTTCGGGCAGATTTGACTGCTAAATACAGTCCACCGGGTAAAAAGAGGAACCACGGGAAGCTATATTTGAGCAATTCAATCAAGTAGTAGAATATTGAGCCATCATTCCCTTCAACAGCGGTAGTGAGGCGATTGAAGTTTTGGGTTCCCAGATGAATTTGAATGAAGAGATCGCCATATTTGAACCACTGGGCATAGTACCAGCTTAAGGTCATGGCACAGCCGAGAAGCACTCCCAACCAAGTGTAGGGATTTTTTAGGATTTTCCATTGACGATCGACTAAGATATATGCGCCTGCAACTGCCCATAATGCGAACACGAGAACGCCTTTGGTGAGGGCGATGAGGGCGAGACAAATTCCCATTCCCAATGCCCAAGGGGGCGATTTTCGCGATCGCAGCAGGCAAAAGAGCAGGAGAATGAAGAAGGTATTGATAATCCCATCCAACATCATCAAGCGTCCGTGACGCACGACGGGCAAGAGGGTTAAATAAACTGAAGCGGCGTAAAGGGCGGTGCGACGGTTGGGAAAAAGTTCCCGCCCGACGAGGTAGAGTAGGGGAACCCCCAAGGCGGAAATTAGGGCGACGGGAAGGCGAGTCGTCCATTCATTAAAGCTGCCGAAAAGATGATAGCTGCTGGCGATAATCCAGTACCCTAGGGGAGGTTTGAGGAAGTAGGGTTGCCCGAAGAAGGTGAGGTACAGCCAGTTTCCTTGGCGATAAAGTTCTCTGGCGACGATTGCGTGAGATCCTTCATCCCAGTCTCGTAGGGGTAGATTGCCGAGGTTAATCGTCCACAGCGCGATCGCGGCAAGCCCTAAAATAATAAACCATTGGCGATCGTTGAAGGCGCGATCGAAAAAGATAGCAAATTTCTTCATTCTTGGAACGGGTGTTTGTTTACCGATTTAGCTATAATGTCATCTGCATCATTGACGCTCAAAGGATGGGTTCAAACTTTTTTTAAGGACGATCGCGCGTTTGTGCGAGTTTCGATCTGTCTCTTTTTTGGGTTGGGGTTAATTGGCATTCTCAATCATGCCATGTGGCGCGACGAATTGACGATTTGGTTAATTGTTAGAGATAGCGAATCTTGGAAAGATTTTCTTGAAGTTATTCGCTACGAACCCCATCCTGCATTATGGTATTTTTGCGTTGCCGTCCTCTTTCGGCTTTCCCAAAATCCTGCAATTATGCAGCTTTTTCATTTGGGTATTGGTACGATTGGTGCTTATCTCTTTTTGCGCTACTCCCCCTTCAGCAAAGTCCATAAAATCCTCTTTATTTTTGGCTATCTTCCTTTTTATGAGTATCTGATTATTAGCCGCAACTATAGTTTGGGAATTCTGTTTGCTTTCTGGTTTTGTACGTTGTATGAAACTCGAAGACGAAGTTATTTAGGATTGTCCATCCTATTATTTCTAATATCTAATGCGAATGCGTATAGTTTATTTATTGCGGTTGCCTTGGGAGCAACGCTTATTCTAGAGTATATATTTCGTAATGAATTTGATTATAGAACGCGAGCAAGCTTTCTCGATCGATTAACAAGCCTCACAATTTTCATATTGGGTGCATTCAGCTCAATTGCTTTTTTGATTCCTCCTGGGGACAATTTAGAACATGGCGGACTGAGTTCTGGATGGACATTTGTTTTTAGCCTAAGACATTTTTTTACGGCTTTAGCACGCCTATGGAATAGTTATATTGTTGTCATTGTTGCTGGAGACTCCAAATATTATAGTGTTGTCATTTGCGGAGTTCTATCGTTGGTGATAATAGCTTTTGTGTCTGGATTTTTAATTAAAAAACATTTAGCGTTGTTCTTTTACTTGTTTGCAACAACAGAAATCTTGTTGTTTACTTACACAAAATTCTTAGGCGCACAGAGACATTTCGGGCATTTATACATCGTCTTTATAATTGCTTTATGGCTAGCAAATTATTATCCAACTTCAAATAGACTAGCATCTTCGATCGCGCGATCGCGCGTTTTATCGAATTGGATGGAATTTGCAAGTTTTCATAAAAAAACATTCATCACAATCATTTTATTATTACAATTGATTGCTGGAATCATTGCGTTTAATCGAGATTTAGTGATTCCTTACTCTGCGAGTAAAGCAACTGCAAGCTATATTAAAGCGAACAACCTCGATCGACTCTTTATTGTAGGAAGCGAAGATGTGGCGATGGCTCCCATTAGCGGTTATTTAAATCAAAAAATTTACTATCCCGAACGTCAAGGCTTAGGCAGTTTTGTATTATTCAATACGGCTAGAGAAAAAGTTGACATTGAAGAAACTTTAAACCAAGTCGAGCGGCTTCTCCAAGAAAAGTATTCAGAAATTCTCTTGATTTTGAATTACGAGCTGAAAGTTTTTAGGAATGAGCTACAGATTATTCCAGTAGAGCAATTTACGGAGAGTCTGATTTATAATGAAAAATACTATTTATATTACGTCACAAGAACCAACTAATCCACGCAATTCGTAAACGAATAATCTTTTAAACTAGGTATAACTTCTTATGTCTTTCGTTGGCTTACACATTCATAGCGACTACAGTTTACTTGATGGAGCGTCTCAACTGCCGGGACTGGTCGATCGCGCGGTTGAATTAGGAATGCCCGCGATCGCGCTCACGGATCACGGAGTAATGTACGGTGCCATTGAACTGATTAAAACCTGTCGCAACAAAAAAATCAAGCCGATTATCGGTAATGAAATGTATGTCAT encodes the following:
- a CDS encoding 30S ribosomal protein S1, whose translation is MVSQNTTATRDIGFTHEDFAALLDKYDYHFSPGDIVPGTVFSMEPRGALIDIGAKTAAYIPIQEMSINRVDDPEEVLQKEETREFFILTDENEDGQLTLSIRRIEYLRAWERVRQLQAEDATVRSNVFATNRGGALVRIEGLRGFIPGSHISTRQAKEDLVGQDLPLKFLEVDEDRNRLVLSHRRALVERKMNGLQVGEVVTGLVRGIKPYGAFIDIGGVSGLLHISEISHDHIDTPHSVFNVNDELKVMIIDLDAERGRISLSTKQLEPEPGDMLKNRDIVFEKAEEMAERYRQKLLQQEQGEEPEIQPPADVATSEPEETPSTTEEE
- a CDS encoding ABC-ATPase domain-containing protein — protein: MLNHNELYARLLDLDGGGYKAYKGIRGSYQFPNFVLIIDRVQGDPFAAPSSMRVRVPHAVAQFSSQLYGSPSREIALRDYLTRQFGSVARTKSSHRGTGKSGKIAIASLGQTVLARNSVLIDGEGVEARFVVGLPARGRRILGRQAMEMLCEDIPEIVEESLRYPALNADEIQQHVEGVEDSEALRQSLVERKLVAFIADGAILPRRSGADDRPLEDCAIAFCSPPSLRVELERPNGGKISGMGIPEGITLILGGGYHGKSTLLRAIARGVYNHAWGDGREAVVTDPSTVKIRAEDGRSIAGTNITPFINHLPQNRSTQRFSTENASGSTSQAANIMEALEAGASVLLVDEDTAATNFTIRDRRMQELISKDKEPITPFIDKVRQLYRDCGVSTILVMGGSGDYFEVADRVIAMENYQPREVTAEAKEIARKYATGRLSEGGEEFGEITPRVPLPESVDPSRGRHSVKVKARDRDEVFFGTQEIDLAAVEQIVDAGQLRAIAAALVYAKGKYMDGKRTIPEILDRAIADIEEEGFDVLSDFPQGNFAQFRRFELAAALNRLRSLRVKF
- a CDS encoding HEAT repeat domain-containing protein, which translates into the protein MSQLTEALDRIESWLVENQPELALGLEPGLSCQEIDTITADLPHPFPKELYELYQWHNGSTSYGVIPFYESFDSLQKSLEWYQECVENGYLKPQLFTILMGEYEHYAVALGEDPNPVWYIVMDDCIEKIRWNSLTNLILATAECYETGAYYLDENGSLQEDEQKVYAIACKYNYQGSEPKPLDESSFHQTYYSSHAADRVNLSDPDAFEQLTQLLKPSPVNPIVKVLRELVWWVTLPIIKGLACLTAIVLKGFAIESYWAKTGGDQCIACLENTLYRREGQAIAVRRLAELGDPRAIDPLVAALRDRASYVRAAAIEALGKLGDTRAIEPLIRCLRDRDVRVCNDSARVLGELGDRKAVEPLIQLLRRDKYSSRASGAIAALGKFKEPRIIDDLLGILHQRHKDSTPNYGFLAIRENLVSTLAAIEEPRTTEALIEILRDSEIVWKSPNLGYNATLPTIIQALLQRGDSRLPDLLKQWLQDSDCEVRRAMFYAINRVSDPSLNDLLILGLSEEDLWVRKMTIEALGKHQTVEAVSALISILKDTDEDIKIRLLTIRALENNQNIAALEALIEILQDENDRVRGTAAFILRKIGDKRAIEPLNHCLRDRASLVRKIAKEALDILHKETASSKTA
- the nrdR gene encoding transcriptional regulator NrdR, whose protein sequence is MQCPSCQHPNQESRVLESRPTEGGRSIRRRRECLHCKHRFTTYERIEFVPITVIKRDNRRESFDRSKLLRGIIRACEKTGIPHQRLESLVDEIEAQIQQYSEREITTHAIGELVLQRLRDENEVAYVRFASVYRQFTGIKDFVETLDRLKKHPNSSNRESGDWYVADSRQPDSRSSATCGS